Proteins from a single region of Flavobacterium sp. YJ01:
- a CDS encoding type IX secretion system membrane protein PorP/SprF codes for MKLYIKSLETYFILICSFITVCATAQQEPQYTQYMYNTMSVNPAYAGSTGSTEAALLYRSQWVGISGAPQTQSFSIHSPLRNENLGLGLSIVNDKIGPSDELYFDGNFAYSIPLGYEKRLAFGLKAGGRMLNIDWSKGRYYDSDDVLLNQNINNQIKLAVGAGIYYYTDKWYVGLSVPSFMRSNYYDDVQESIDYDRLHYYLMGGYVFDLNPNLKFKPAFLVKAVSGAPITADVSANFMIQEKFVIGGSYRTDDSVSILAGFQIAPSFFVGYSFDYTVSQLNKYNDGTHEIILRYQFVQKQSKIKSPRFF; via the coding sequence ATGAAACTATATATAAAATCATTAGAAACGTATTTCATTTTAATATGTTCTTTTATCACGGTTTGTGCCACAGCACAGCAAGAACCTCAATATACTCAGTATATGTATAATACTATGTCAGTAAATCCAGCTTATGCTGGGTCTACTGGCTCTACTGAAGCAGCTCTTTTATACCGTTCTCAATGGGTAGGGATTTCTGGAGCTCCACAAACGCAATCATTTTCTATACATTCTCCTCTTAGAAATGAGAATCTAGGGTTAGGATTGAGTATTGTTAACGACAAAATAGGTCCTTCTGATGAACTATATTTCGATGGAAATTTTGCTTATTCAATTCCTTTAGGATATGAAAAAAGACTTGCTTTCGGTTTGAAAGCAGGAGGAAGAATGCTAAATATCGATTGGTCTAAAGGAAGATATTATGATAGTGATGATGTTTTGTTAAATCAGAATATCAACAATCAAATTAAGTTAGCAGTCGGAGCCGGAATTTACTATTACACCGACAAATGGTACGTAGGACTTTCTGTTCCTAGTTTTATGAGAAGCAATTATTATGATGATGTTCAGGAGTCTATAGATTATGATCGTTTGCATTATTATTTAATGGGAGGTTATGTTTTCGATTTGAATCCAAATTTGAAATTTAAGCCAGCATTTTTAGTGAAAGCCGTGAGTGGAGCACCAATTACGGCAGACGTATCAGCAAATTTTATGATTCAAGAAAAGTTTGTTATAGGAGGATCGTATCGAACAGATGATTCTGTTAGTATACTGGCTGGTTTTCAAATAGCTCCAAGTTTTTTCGTTGGATATTCATTTGATTACACTGTAAGCCAATTGAACAAATACAATGATGGTACACACGAAATCATCTTGCGTTATCAATTTGTGCAAAAACAAAGCAAAATTAAATCTCCTCGATTCTTCTAA
- a CDS encoding metallophosphatase, with protein MKRREFIEKTAASTALLSLGLSLSSFETNDIKHLTILHTNDVHSHIDPFPADDPRNPNKGGVSRRAALIETIRKENPNVLLLDAGDIFQGTPYFNYYGGELEFKLMSMMKYDASTIGNHDFDNGLDGLYAQLPHATFDFINSNYDFKNTVMDGQVKPYKIFNKNGIKVGVFGVGIELAGLVDKKMYLETVYNDPVEVAQDMTKLLKHEQKCDLVICLSHIGYNYKDDADKISDLKFAAQTQDIDLIIGGHTHTFLDKPTIVKNKAGKDVLVNQVGCYGINLGRIDFYFDKDKAHTNQSASIVV; from the coding sequence ATGAAAAGAAGAGAGTTTATCGAAAAAACAGCAGCAAGTACTGCCCTATTAAGTTTAGGATTGTCTTTGAGCAGTTTTGAAACTAACGATATTAAACATTTAACTATTCTACACACTAATGATGTGCATAGCCATATCGATCCTTTTCCTGCTGATGATCCTCGAAATCCTAATAAAGGCGGTGTTTCTCGTCGTGCTGCATTAATTGAAACTATTCGTAAAGAAAATCCAAATGTGCTTTTATTGGACGCGGGAGATATTTTTCAAGGAACTCCATATTTTAATTATTATGGAGGAGAATTGGAATTCAAATTAATGAGTATGATGAAATATGATGCTTCGACAATTGGGAATCATGATTTTGACAATGGTCTAGACGGATTATACGCTCAGCTTCCACATGCTACGTTTGATTTTATCAATTCGAACTACGATTTTAAAAATACGGTTATGGATGGTCAAGTAAAACCATACAAAATCTTCAATAAAAACGGAATTAAAGTTGGTGTTTTTGGTGTTGGAATTGAATTAGCCGGTTTAGTAGACAAAAAAATGTATTTGGAAACAGTTTACAACGATCCTGTTGAAGTTGCTCAAGACATGACTAAGCTTCTAAAACACGAACAGAAATGTGATTTAGTAATCTGTCTTTCGCATATTGGATACAATTATAAAGATGATGCTGACAAAATATCTGATTTGAAATTTGCTGCTCAAACTCAAGACATCGATTTGATTATTGGAGGACACACACATACTTTCTTAGATAAACCAACTATCGTAAAAAACAAAGCTGGAAAAGATGTTTTGGTTAACCAAGTTGGTTGTTACGGAATTAACTTAGGAAGAATAGATTTTTATTTCGATAAAGACAAAGCTCACACTAATCAAAGTGCTTCTATTGTTGTATAG
- a CDS encoding OmpA family protein, giving the protein MRKLYILCLILSVTFSFAQKTNLKKADALFRDYAYLDASKAYEEILQNIKDPSTQTLKNAADSYYFISDSRNALKWYRKLYEAQGNNLTDIYYLRYIQSMKAVMDYDEADKITKEYLNKKGDKAEINRYVDQKKYMDSVAKTKPLYTIKNLDINTSKSDFGATFFKDNIVFTSARDTTKFSEKLYTWNNQPFLNLYFAERNPADGSLFNETVFLPNVMTKYHEATASFDSQGKTIYYSTNIVKKNKLVIDEARINNFQIIKGSIVDNKLENPQKVFFDSEEYSVGHPALSEDGQWLFFASDMPGGYGETDLYVVKIAGDGTMSSPANLGPTINTIGNEVFPFFQNGVLYFSSDGHYGYGDLDVYESKFLADGNFTTPRNLGAPVNSNKDDFSFIIDRAGTYGYLSSNRAGGKGDDDIYSFVKGKPVCNQSISGMAIDHKSKKPLADVTIMAYNSFSEILGETTTNFEGKYAIEVPCNKVVKMIAAKPNYSSDDKTVETTGNNGGEIKDVNFELSNYDDLVVKKKGVEKVDVNPIYFDYDKFDITPKAIEELSKVVFIMQKFPKIIIKIESHTDSRGKDAYNLKLSDNRAKSTRDYILSQGIDPSRIESAIGYGESRLINKCKNGVKCTEEEHVLNRRSDFIIIQK; this is encoded by the coding sequence ATGAGAAAACTATATATCCTATGTTTAATTTTGAGCGTTACGTTTAGTTTCGCTCAAAAAACAAATTTGAAGAAAGCCGATGCTTTGTTTAGAGATTATGCCTACTTAGATGCTTCTAAAGCCTACGAGGAAATTCTACAAAACATCAAAGATCCTTCAACTCAGACATTGAAAAATGCAGCAGATTCGTATTATTTTATTTCTGATTCTAGAAATGCACTTAAATGGTACAGAAAACTGTATGAAGCTCAAGGAAACAATCTGACTGATATTTATTATTTGCGTTATATCCAATCGATGAAAGCCGTTATGGATTATGATGAAGCAGATAAAATCACGAAAGAGTATCTGAATAAAAAAGGAGATAAAGCAGAAATTAATCGATATGTTGACCAAAAGAAATATATGGACAGCGTAGCGAAAACTAAACCGCTTTATACCATTAAAAATTTAGATATTAATACTAGTAAATCAGATTTTGGAGCTACTTTTTTCAAAGATAATATTGTCTTTACATCAGCTCGTGACACAACCAAGTTTAGCGAAAAATTATATACTTGGAACAATCAGCCATTTCTAAACTTGTATTTTGCAGAAAGAAATCCTGCTGATGGAAGTTTATTTAATGAAACGGTTTTTCTGCCGAATGTAATGACAAAGTATCACGAAGCAACTGCAAGTTTTGATTCTCAAGGAAAAACCATTTATTATTCTACTAACATTGTAAAGAAAAATAAACTGGTTATTGATGAAGCAAGAATCAATAATTTTCAAATCATCAAAGGATCAATTGTAGATAATAAACTAGAGAATCCACAAAAAGTATTTTTTGATAGTGAAGAATATTCAGTAGGACATCCTGCTTTAAGCGAAGACGGACAATGGCTTTTCTTTGCATCAGATATGCCAGGCGGTTACGGAGAAACAGATTTATATGTGGTAAAAATTGCAGGCGACGGAACAATGAGTTCGCCAGCCAATCTCGGACCAACTATCAATACAATTGGGAATGAAGTATTTCCATTTTTCCAAAACGGAGTTTTATACTTTTCTTCTGATGGACATTATGGTTATGGAGATTTAGATGTTTACGAAAGTAAATTTCTAGCCGACGGAAATTTTACAACGCCAAGAAATCTTGGAGCACCAGTAAATAGCAATAAAGATGATTTTTCTTTTATAATCGATAGAGCTGGTACTTATGGTTATCTGTCTTCTAATAGAGCTGGAGGAAAAGGCGACGATGACATTTATTCTTTTGTAAAAGGAAAACCAGTCTGCAATCAGAGCATTTCTGGAATGGCAATCGATCATAAAAGCAAGAAACCATTGGCAGATGTTACCATTATGGCTTACAATTCATTTAGTGAGATTTTGGGAGAAACCACAACTAACTTTGAAGGTAAATACGCTATAGAAGTTCCTTGTAATAAAGTAGTTAAAATGATTGCTGCAAAACCTAATTACAGCAGCGATGATAAAACGGTAGAAACAACAGGTAATAACGGTGGCGAAATCAAAGATGTAAACTTTGAATTGAGTAACTATGATGATTTGGTTGTGAAGAAAAAAGGTGTCGAAAAAGTAGATGTAAATCCGATTTACTTTGACTACGATAAATTCGATATTACACCAAAAGCGATAGAAGAATTGTCTAAAGTAGTTTTCATTATGCAAAAATTTCCAAAAATCATTATTAAAATCGAATCGCATACAGATTCACGCGGAAAAGATGCTTACAACTTGAAACTTTCAGACAATAGAGCAAAATCAACAAGAGATTATATTCTTTCACAAGGAATTGATCCATCTCGAATTGAAAGCGCAATCGGCTATGGCGAATCTCGCTTAATTAATAAATGTAAAAATGGTGTAAAATGTACAGAAGAGGAACACGTCTTGAATAGACGTTCCGATTTTATCATTATTCAAAAATAG
- a CDS encoding 5'-nucleotidase yields MVKLKKYNGFLKLFVIFLTLFSISSCGTKNYNLTKIEGKQLPVTEKASETPEIENFIKPYRDHINQDLDNVLAFCPETLDKSTGKWQTSIGSLLADVCLQRGNLVFKARENKDIDLCLLNHGGIRAILPKGNVTTRTAFEIMPFENNLVVLALKGEQIQDIAAYIIKERKPQPLSGMTFTITKQNTAKDIQIQGKPLDLNKTYYVATNDYLANGGDSMTFFAKSTQKFDLNYKLRNVLIDYFKEVDTVLAPKNIRITEE; encoded by the coding sequence ATGGTAAAACTAAAAAAGTATAACGGATTTTTAAAACTTTTTGTTATATTCTTAACACTTTTTTCAATCTCTTCTTGTGGAACGAAAAATTACAATTTAACTAAGATTGAAGGAAAACAGCTTCCTGTTACGGAAAAAGCTTCGGAAACACCAGAAATTGAAAACTTTATAAAGCCTTATCGCGATCACATTAACCAAGATTTAGATAATGTTTTGGCTTTTTGTCCTGAAACGCTAGACAAAAGCACTGGAAAATGGCAAACTAGCATTGGAAGTTTATTAGCTGATGTATGTTTACAAAGAGGAAATCTAGTTTTTAAAGCGCGTGAAAATAAAGATATAGATTTATGTCTTTTAAATCATGGCGGTATTCGTGCTATTCTTCCTAAAGGAAATGTAACTACAAGAACTGCTTTTGAAATTATGCCTTTTGAAAATAATTTGGTTGTGTTAGCCCTAAAAGGTGAGCAAATTCAAGATATTGCGGCTTATATAATAAAGGAGAGAAAACCTCAGCCATTGTCTGGAATGACTTTTACAATTACAAAACAAAATACAGCCAAAGACATTCAGATTCAAGGAAAACCGCTTGATCTTAATAAAACTTATTATGTGGCAACCAATGATTATTTAGCAAATGGCGGCGACAGCATGACTTTCTTTGCAAAAAGCACTCAGAAATTTGACCTAAACTATAAGCTTAGAAATGTATTGATTGATTATTTTAAAGAAGTAGATACCGTTCTTGCTCCGAAAAATATCAGAATTACTGAAGAATAA
- the ligA gene encoding NAD-dependent DNA ligase LigA, with amino-acid sequence MSIQETIQNLRNELNQHNYNYYVLDNATISDYDFDVKLKELQDLENKNPEFFDENSPTQRVGGAITKNFKTIAHQYRMYSLDNSYSKEDLLDWENRIQRVLGNVNLQYTCELKYDGASISISYENGKLVQALTRGDGFQGDEVTNNIKTIKSIPLHLKGNYPDKFDIRGEIILPFAGFEKMNQELIEIGETPYSNPRNTASGSLKLQDSAEVAKRPLECLLYFVTGNNLPFSSQFEGLESARNWGFKVPKEAKLVNNMHEVFDFIDYWDVHRHNLPYETDGVVIKVNSIQHQEELGYTAKSPRWAIAYKFKSEQVSTKLKSISYQVGRTGAITPVANLEPVQLAGTIVKRASLHNADQIEKLDIRINDAVFVEKGGEIIPKIIAVDLDKRPENSEPTQYITHCPECQTELVRNEGEANHYCPNFYGCPPQIIGRVQHYISRKAMDIEGLGGETVALLFKNNLVHNYADLYELKVDDILHLERMAQKSAENLVNGVQKSKEIPFESVLFALGIRFVGESVAKKLAKHYKNIDALSQASLMDLILVDEIGERIAKSVIEFFENEENKKIIERLKSYGIQFEIEEKINPNATEKFVGKTFVVSGVFSQFSRDELKKTIEDNGGKVGSSISAKTDFVVAGDNMGPAKLEKATKLNIPILSEEDFLNKLNETE; translated from the coding sequence ATGAGCATTCAAGAGACCATTCAAAACCTTAGAAATGAACTTAATCAACACAATTATAATTATTATGTGTTAGACAATGCTACAATTTCAGATTATGATTTTGATGTTAAATTGAAAGAGCTTCAAGATTTAGAAAACAAAAATCCAGAATTTTTTGATGAGAATTCGCCAACGCAAAGAGTCGGTGGAGCAATTACCAAAAACTTTAAAACAATCGCACATCAATATAGAATGTATTCTTTAGACAATTCATATTCTAAAGAAGATCTTTTAGATTGGGAAAATCGCATTCAAAGAGTATTAGGAAATGTTAATTTGCAATATACTTGTGAATTGAAATATGATGGCGCTTCTATTAGTATAAGTTACGAAAACGGAAAATTAGTTCAAGCATTAACGCGTGGAGACGGTTTTCAAGGAGATGAGGTAACGAATAATATTAAAACTATAAAATCAATTCCTTTACACTTAAAAGGAAACTACCCAGATAAATTTGATATTCGTGGCGAAATAATTCTTCCATTTGCCGGATTCGAAAAAATGAATCAGGAATTAATAGAAATTGGCGAAACACCATATTCAAACCCAAGAAATACAGCTTCAGGAAGTTTAAAACTGCAAGATAGCGCTGAGGTTGCCAAACGCCCTTTAGAATGTTTATTGTATTTTGTTACAGGAAATAATCTTCCATTTTCTTCACAATTTGAAGGTTTAGAATCGGCGAGAAATTGGGGCTTTAAAGTTCCAAAAGAAGCAAAATTGGTCAATAACATGCACGAAGTTTTTGATTTTATAGATTATTGGGATGTTCACCGCCATAATCTTCCTTACGAAACCGACGGAGTTGTAATTAAAGTTAATAGCATTCAACATCAAGAAGAATTAGGATATACGGCAAAATCTCCTCGTTGGGCAATTGCTTATAAATTTAAGTCTGAGCAAGTTTCAACAAAATTAAAATCAATTTCGTATCAAGTTGGAAGAACGGGTGCTATTACGCCAGTGGCAAACCTTGAGCCTGTACAGCTTGCAGGAACTATTGTAAAAAGAGCTTCCCTTCACAACGCAGATCAAATCGAAAAGTTAGATATCAGAATAAATGATGCTGTTTTTGTTGAAAAAGGAGGAGAAATTATTCCAAAAATTATCGCGGTAGATTTAGACAAACGTCCAGAAAATTCAGAACCAACGCAATATATTACGCATTGTCCTGAATGCCAGACAGAATTGGTGAGAAACGAAGGCGAGGCAAATCACTACTGCCCAAATTTTTACGGATGTCCGCCTCAAATTATTGGTAGAGTTCAACATTACATTTCAAGAAAAGCAATGGATATTGAAGGACTTGGAGGAGAAACTGTAGCTTTACTTTTCAAAAATAATTTGGTTCATAATTATGCCGATCTTTATGAATTGAAAGTAGATGATATTCTTCATTTAGAAAGGATGGCCCAGAAATCGGCTGAAAACTTGGTAAATGGAGTTCAAAAATCAAAAGAAATTCCATTTGAAAGTGTATTATTTGCACTTGGAATTCGCTTTGTTGGTGAAAGTGTAGCTAAGAAATTAGCAAAACACTATAAAAATATTGATGCACTAAGCCAAGCTTCGTTAATGGATTTGATTTTGGTTGATGAAATTGGAGAAAGAATTGCAAAAAGTGTTATTGAATTCTTTGAAAACGAAGAAAATAAAAAGATCATTGAACGCTTAAAAAGCTACGGAATACAATTTGAAATTGAAGAAAAAATAAATCCAAATGCTACAGAAAAATTCGTTGGAAAAACATTTGTAGTTTCGGGAGTTTTCAGTCAATTTTCAAGAGATGAATTAAAGAAAACCATTGAAGACAATGGAGGGAAAGTGGGAAGCTCGATTTCTGCAAAAACAGATTTTGTTGTTGCAGGAGATAATATGGGACCAGCAAAATTAGAAAAAGCGACTAAATTGAATATTCCAATATTATCTGAAGAAGATTTTTTAAACAAATTAAATGAAACCGAATAA